The following nucleotide sequence is from Pseudoalteromonas xiamenensis.
ACCGCGACAACTTTTCTGCCTTTGTCTTCTTTTTTTGCAGCGATAGACATCGCAAGTGCGGCAGAAATAGATGTGCTTGAGTGACCGACACTAAACGTGTCGTATGCGCTTTCTTCACGATAAGGAAAAGGGTGTAATCCATCTTTTTGGCGAATTGAGTGCATTTGTTCGCGTCGACCAGTCAAGATTTTGTGTGGATAGGCTTGATGACCTACGTCCCAAACCAAACGGTCTTCAGGTGTGTTGTACACGTAATGAAGGGCAACAGTCAGTTCTACCGTGCCAAGTCCAGATGCTAAATGACCACTACTTTGCGAAACTGAGTTAAGAAGGTAATCCCTCAACTCGTTGCTGAGCGCCTGTAATTTATCTTGTGGCAACGAACGTAGTTGATGTGGTTCATCCACTAAAGTTAATAATGGGTACTTGCTACTATCAAGTTTCATGGTATCGATATGTGTCCTTCGCTAAACGCACAGAGTGGTTTGTCCACTCGTAGTTTGCTTTATTTACGTAATATTGTCATCAATTCGTCAACAATCCAATCAGTGATCACGCTCAATGATAAAGCGAGCGAGTTGTTTCAACGTTTCACTGTTTCTGGACATCTCATCAAGCGCATAAAGGCTCTCATTAACTAATTGGTTGGCAAACTGTTTTGCCCCATCGAGACCCAAATGAGCAGGGTAAGTCGACTTATTTAATTCTTGATCCGAACCCTGAGGTTTACCGAGAGTAAAGGTATCGCCAATGATGTCCAAAATATCATCTTGCACCTGAAATGCGAGGCCAATTTTTTGACCAAAATCTCGTAAATGTTTGAGATCTTGTTCGGGGACATCTCGCCCACATAAAGCACCGAGTTCAATCGACGCTTGAAGCAATGCGCCTGTTTTAAGCGTATGAATAGACTCAAGTTGAGCGAGCGATATGGGAGTATTCGTTGCGGCAATATCCATCGCTTGACCGCCGGCCATACCAAGCATCCCGGTTGCTTTTGTCAGTACCTTGAACATTGCTAGAACATTCTCAGCGGGTACATCAAACGGATGATTACTGATTAATTCAAATGCGAGTGTTTGTAGTGCATCGCCAGCTAAAATGGCAGTAGCTTCGTCAAAGGCGATATGACACGTAGGTCTTCCGCGACGAAGCGCATCGTCATCCATTGCAGGTAAGTCGTCGTGAATCAAGGAATAAGTATGAATGCATTCAATCGCGGCGGCCAGTACATCAAGGTCATTGAGATTCGCATTGTACATTTCTCCCGTCGTATAAACCAAAAAAGGCCGTAAACGTTTACCACCAATGGTCAGACTGTAATGCATTGCATCAGATAAACGTTTATCTGTGGCTAAAGATTGACTGAAGTAATGTGCAATGAATTCTTCGACACGGTCTCGTGCCGAAGTTATATGTTGTTCTAAGGTCACTATTTATTCTGCTTCTTGAAAAGGCGTGACATCGGCATTCGGGTCGTTACTCATTAAGATAGCAACCTTTTGCTCCGCTTGTTTTAGTTTACTGGCTGATGCATTCGCAAGACCAATTCCACGTTCAAATTGTTTTAAGGCGTGGTCTAAAGACATGTCGCCTTGTTCCATTTCAGTTACAATCGTCGCGAGTTCATCCATCGCTTGCTCAAAACTGAGATTTTCTGGTTTTTTTACAGCCATAACGGGTTCTTACTTTCAGCGCGAAACAAAAGCATAATTTTAGGGAGAATCGCTTCTTAGGTCAAAATAAGTTGCATGAAATCCCCGTAAAATAAATAAAGATGTATGAGTGTGAAATGGCTTTGTTTATTGAAGAGCCTCGCAATTTAGGGTCTTTTTAATATAATTGATTTAAGTAATTCAGTTAGTTGCCGATAGAATCTTAAAATCTAGCAATTACACCCATAAGTAATTAGAACTGCTAATAATAATTTCATGGTTTTCTCGGAGGGGATGTGGATTTAGCAACCGTAATAGGCCTTGTTGGTGCCATCGGCTTAATCGTCATGGCAATGTTTATGAGTAGTGATGGTGCTATGGGCATGTTCGCCGACGGCCCCTCAACGGTTATCGTATTTGGTGGTTCGATATTCATCGTACTTTCTAACTTTACCATGGCACAGTTTTTCGGTATCGGTAAGGTTGCGGGTAAGGCGTTCATGTTTAAAATTGAATCGCCAGAAGAATTAATTGAAAAAGCGGTTGAGACTCGCTGATTCTGCGCGTAAGGGCGGGTTTTTGGCATTGGAAGAAGCAGAAATTCCAAATAAGTTTATGCGTAAAGGCGTGGACATGTTGGTGGATGGACATGATGCAGACGTTGTTCGCGCAACCTTACAAAAAGACATTGCCTTGACGGCAGAACGACATGAAGCTGGAGCGATGTTGTTCAAATCACTTGGTGATATCGCGCCTGCGATGGGCATGATAGGTACGCTAATCGGTCTAGTTGCGATGCTTTCTAACATGGATGACCCTAAAGCTATCGGACCTGCGATGGCAGTAGCGCTATTAACGACACTATATGGTGCTTTCCTTGCGAACGTAGTTGCTATTCCAATTCAAACAAAACTAGCTCTTCGTAAAGGCGAAGAGGAAATGAATCAGCGTTTGATTCTTGATGCTGTTTTGGGGATCCAAGACGGACAAAATCCAAAAGTCATCGAAGGTATTTTGAAAAACTATTTACCTGAATCTAAGCGAATGACAGAAGCAGAAGGGTAAGCTTATGTCTGACGAGAAACCCTGTAAATGTCCGCCTCCCGGGTTACCCGCGTGGATGGGGACGTTTGCCGATCTAATGTCCTTGTTAATGTGTTTCTTCGTTTTGTTATTGGCATTCTCTGAAATGGACGTGCTGAAGTTCAAGCAAATAGCAGGTTCTATGAAATTTGCTTTTGGTGTCCAAAACAAAATTGAAGTAAAAGACATTCCAAAAGGTACATCCGTTATTGCGATGGAATTTACGCCTGGTAAACCAGATCCCACGCCGATTGAAACGATTCAACAGCAGACGGTTGAAATGACACAACAGATGTTGGAATTCCAAGCAGGTGAAGAAACCTCTGCTGGTGGCCGTCAAGAGCAACGTGGTAATAAGCGTGGTGGCGAATCACAAAGTACGGCACAACAAAATGCATCGACACAAGCTGTATCTGCCGCTGAGCAGGAACAGATCAATGAGTTGGTAAAAAAAATAGCTCAACAGCTTGAAGAGCAAATAATGGATGGGGCTATTGAGACTCGAATCCCTTGGCCAACAGATCATTATTCGTATTCAAGAAAATGGTTCGTTCCCATCTGGAAGTGCGTTCTTACAACCTAAGTTTAAGCCTATCATTCAGGAAATAGCCGACTTGCTTAAAGATGTGCCTGGTGAAGTCACGGTGTCTGGTCACACAGATGATTATCAAGTCACAAACGAGCCTCTACACCAATAATTGGGATCTGTCGGCCAAACGAGCTGTAGCGGTTGCGAGTGAAATGCAAAAGGTGTCTGGTTTTGACAAAAACCGTATGGTGGTGGTTGGTCATGCAGATACAAGACCTTTGGTGCCTAACGTGACAGACATTGACAGAAAGCGGAACCGCCGAGTTGAGATTTCAATATTACAAGGCAAGCCAACGGAATCAGATCCAATTAAAGTTGGACAAGAACCCTAAGCGATTACTTGATTTGCATCCAGCTTTGAACTAGCTTAGATAGTAGTATTCTGGAGAAGGAGGTGACTCATGTTATTGAATAAGTATTCTTACATGCCAGGCAATGGAAACGGAGACGACAACGATCCTGATCCTCCAAAATAAACGATGGAAGTGAAGGTGTAATAAAATGCCTGAGTGGTACATGCAAATACTCAAAATGACAAACAACAGTTGGTTGCTATTTCTCGCCCCAGCTGTTGTTTTTTATGTTCTAAGAAAAGATCGCCCAGCATTTCTATTTGCCCTTATCACTGCGACTTTTTTTGTTTTTGGTGCGGTGTTGCATGATTCAATAAAAGAGTTTGATAGGGGCATTTACGTTTATCGTTATCTTTTTTGGGCTGCCATGGATATTGGCTGGATGGGTACCATTGCGTATCTCGCGCTGAAAGATAAAGTCTACATGTGGCAAAGTATTATCGGACAGCTTGTTGTTGTTGTTGCTCCAGTACTTCAATTGTTTCGATTGTTAGATAGACATCTATGGGATTTGCATTTTAGTAACTATCTCTACACAACCTTACTTCCGCTCGTTAACGTCGCGACGCTAGTTGTGTGTTACCTGCCTATATTATTCTTATTCAAACGTTCAAAAACGACAGGCCCAGTCGTCAGAGTATAAACTCATTGAGTTAAAATCCTCGCTTCTTGGTCGAAAGTGGTCAATAATTTAACTGTTTATATATACAGTTAGTGAAGCATGAAACTCTACATCGCCGAAAAACCATCGCTTGCCAAAGCCATCATTTCTGTTTTGCCTAAACCTCATAAAAAGGAGGATGGCTACTTCATATCTGGAAGTGGTGAAAGAGTAACTTGGTGTATCGGTCACTTGCTCGAATTAGCTGAGCCTCATGTTTATGACTCTCAATTCGAAAAATGGCATCTATCCCATCTACCTATTATTCCCAGCGAATGGCGAAGTTCACCTAAAAGTAAAACTAAGAAACAACTAGGTATTGTGACTAAGCTAATCAAGGCTGCATCCACGCTCGTTCATGCAGGTGATCCCGACAGGGAAGGGCAATTACTGGTTGATGAAGTCATCAATTATGCAAACGTTTCAGCGACCAAAAAATCCTCAGTACAGAGAGTACTTATCAGTGATTTAAATGCACCAGCAGTAAAAGCCGCGCTGTCACAGCCCAAGAGTAATCTCGATTATGCGGCATTAAGTATTTCAGCGCTTGCGAGAAGTCGAGCTGATTGGTTGTATGGTATTAATCTAACTCGTTTATACACCTTACTGGGGCGCACGAAGGGAGCTTCTCAAGTTCTATCTGTTGGTCGTGTGCAAACGCCTGTACTTGGGTTAATTGTTCGGCGGGATGAAGAAATTGAAAGATTCTGTTCAAAGCCATTTTATGAAGTCTTTGCATGCTTAACAACAGATACCAATGAAGGGTTTAAAGCGAAATGGCAGCCTAGTGAAGCCTGTTTACCTTACATGGACGAAGAAAAACGAGTC
It contains:
- a CDS encoding exodeoxyribonuclease VII small subunit; its protein translation is MAVKKPENLSFEQAMDELATIVTEMEQGDMSLDHALKQFERGIGLANASASKLKQAEQKVAILMSNDPNADVTPFQEAE
- the ispA gene encoding (2E,6E)-farnesyl diphosphate synthase, which encodes MTLEQHITSARDRVEEFIAHYFSQSLATDKRLSDAMHYSLTIGGKRLRPFLVYTTGEMYNANLNDLDVLAAAIECIHTYSLIHDDLPAMDDDALRRGRPTCHIAFDEATAILAGDALQTLAFELISNHPFDVPAENVLAMFKVLTKATGMLGMAGGQAMDIAATNTPISLAQLESIHTLKTGALLQASIELGALCGRDVPEQDLKHLRDFGQKIGLAFQVQDDILDIIGDTFTLGKPQGSDQELNKSTYPAHLGLDGAKQFANQLVNESLYALDEMSRNSETLKQLARFIIERDH